From Zingiber officinale cultivar Zhangliang chromosome 5B, Zo_v1.1, whole genome shotgun sequence, the proteins below share one genomic window:
- the LOC121986922 gene encoding disease resistance protein UNI-like has product MSGKKSWEVWKDALHQIRDEHEWTTVCLPEDSIVMYKAFKLSYDSLENDSIKECLLCCALWPEDYEIHKFKELIPCWIGCGIICEFNVINEAFAKGCSYLETLMAASLLERSSRPHNYYEADHVKMHDIIRDMALLMVSELKGNERKWIVKAGIGLHNLPRQEEWQEAERASFMKNRILSLPEYKASTFSELSILILQYNHLTTIPPSLSASMPRLTYLDLSNCDINELPTEIVPNGIISNLPMLKWLDITQQFPVCEQWWDELVRFKGRHQLSLGIAIYASNLESLNVLPNVSVWNLTMSGLSSEFQMLQWSHRLSDNLECLTIANVRGDKLMMNASVDCESSFRCLKTLIFDRIEELEKNWLNGVGFNNLRDLYINCCYKLKNVSWVLQLPCLNLLDISDCWEMEELISNIGNSNSNFGIKMLTLCHMKKLHRIAHQPLCFSYLEYMRVHDCPRLQKLPFGVEILKSRLKEIEGDRTWWDNLDWDDESTKDSLTPYFR; this is encoded by the exons ATGTCAGGGAAAAAGTCTTGGGAAGTTTGGAAGGACGCTCTCCATCAAATAAGGGATGAACATGAGTGGACAACCGTATGCCTTCCTGAAGATTCAATTGTAATGTATAAAGCCTTCAAGCTGAGCTACGACAGTTTAGAAAATGACTCGATAAAAGAATGCCTTTTGTGTTGCGCTTTGTGGCCTGAGGATTATGAGATCCACAAATTTAAGGAGTTGATACCATGTTGGATAGGTTGTGGCATAATCTGTGAATTTAATGTAATCAATGAAGCTTTTGCCAAAGGATGCTCCTATTTGGAAACTCTCATGGCTGCATCCTTGCTAGAGCGCTCCTCTAGACCACATAATTATTACGAGGCTGATCATGTGAAGATGCATGATATCATCCGAGACATGGCGCTATTGATGGTCTCTGAGTTAAAGGGGAACGAAAGGAAATGGATTGTGAAAGCTGGAATTGGTTTGCATAATTTGCCTAGACAAGAGGAATGGCAGGAGGCAGAGCGAGCATCATTCATGAAGAACCGCATTCTATCTTTACCAGAGTACAAAGCTTCAACTTTTTCAGAACTTTCTATATTGATTCTCCAATACAATCACCTGACAACAATTCCTCCGAGTTTGTCCGCAAGCATGCCTCGTTTAACATACTTGGATCTCTCCAACTGTGATATAAACGAGCTTCCAACGGAGATTG TACCCAATGGGATAATTTCCAATTTACCAATGCTCAAGTGGTTGGACATAACACAACAATTTCCTGTGTGTGAGCAATGGTGGGATGAGTTGGTACGTTTCAAAGGACGCCACCAATTAAGTCTGGGAATTGCCATTTATGCAAGTAACCTCGAAAGTCTGAACGTGTTACCAAATGTTTCCGTATGGAACCTCACTATGAGCGGATTAAGTTCAGAATTCCAGATGTTACAATGGAGTCACAGATTAAGTGACAACCTCGAGTGTCTAACTATTGCAAATGTCCGGGGAGACAAATTAATGATGAATGCAAGCGTGGACTGTGAATCGAGTTTCAGATGTTTGAAGACTCTCATTTTTGATAGAATAGAAGAACTGGAAAAAAATTGGTTGAATGGAGTTGGGTTCAACAACCTCCGCGACCTGTACATCAATTGTTGTTACAAGTTGAAAAATGTTTCTTGGGTTCTCCAGCTCCCATGCCTTAATCTTCTAGACATATCAGATTGTTGGGAAATGGAGGAACTAATAAGTAATATTGGGAACTCCAATTCTAACTTTGGCATCAAGATGCTGACTTTGTGTCACATGAAAAAGCTGCATCGCATTGCACACCAACCGCTCTGTTTTTCCTACTTGGAATATATGCGTGTGCATGATTGCCCAAGGCTCCAAAAATTACCATTTGGGGTTGAAATATTGAAAAGCAGATTAAAAGAGATTGAAGGTGATCGAACTTGGTGGGACAACTTGGATTGGGATGATGAGAGCACTAAAGATTCCCTCACCCCTTATTTTAGGTAA